The sequence ATGAGCGAGATGCCCCAGGTGGCGAGCAGCGTTTCCAGCGGCCGCCCGTAGAGGAAGCGGATGACGCCGCGCTCCATCACGAGGCCGACAAAACCTGTCACCAGAAAGGCGGCAGGCAGGGCAATCGCCAGCGACCAGTCAAACAGGCCGGGGAAATGGCTGCGGATCACCTCCTGCACCATGAAGGTGGAGTAAGCACCGATCATCACCATCTCGCCATGCGCCATGTTGATGATGCCCATGACGCCGAAGGTGATGGCAAGGCCGATGGCGGCCAGCAGCAGCACGGAACCGAGCGACAGGCCGTACCAGACGTTCTGGACGTAATCCCAGAAGGCAAGGGAGCTTTCAATGCTGGAAATCGCCTCGTCTATGTCGGGTTTCAGGCTCTGGTCAACGGAAGAGGACGCCGCCATGAGGATGCCGATCGCATCGCGCCCGCCAAGGCTCTTGATGGTGGCAATCGCGTCTTTCTTCTGGTCGAGCGGACGGTCGGAGGAGAGCAGCGAGACAGCCCGCGCTTCCTCCATCCGGGTCCGCACCTCTTTGTCCGTTTCCTTTGATATGGCCGCTTCGAGCAATTCGAGATTTTCAGCACTTGGCGCTTTCAGAACCGCATCGGCGGCGGAAAGCCGCACGGAGCGTTCCGGGCTGAGCAGCGTCAAGCCGCCCATCGCGGCGCGGATGACGCGGCGCAGATTGTTATTGACCCTGATCTTGGAAACGGCCGCCTTCGGCGCTTCACCGGCACTTTCACCCGTCAGTGGGTCGATAAGCGTGAAACTGGAGCCTGCGGGCTTCGTCATGAACACCAGATTGTCGGCCTTGCGCACGTAAAGATCGCCCGCCGCGAAAGCCTCAAGCGCCGGCACGACACGCGCGTCGCCGGTGGCGGCAATCTGGTCGATCAGCACTTCCGCCTGCTTGAAATCCGCCGTGCCGAGGGCGTCGATCAGCGCCTTCGGATCACTTTGCGCGAAGGCTTGGGCGGCGATCCCCAGGGTGAGCCAGAGGAAGATGGCTCCGAGAAAAGATCGGATCGTCATGTCGGGGTCCTTGGGCGGTTTGCGACGGGGCGTTTGTGTGGCGCGGCTTGAGTATGCGGTTTACCCCCCTCTGCCCTGCCGGGCATCTCCCCCTCAAGGGGGGAGAT comes from Rhizobium rhizogenes and encodes:
- the urtB gene encoding urea ABC transporter permease subunit UrtB; this translates as MTIRSFLGAIFLWLTLGIAAQAFAQSDPKALIDALGTADFKQAEVLIDQIAATGDARVVPALEAFAAGDLYVRKADNLVFMTKPAGSSFTLIDPLTGESAGEAPKAAVSKIRVNNNLRRVIRAAMGGLTLLSPERSVRLSAADAVLKAPSAENLELLEAAISKETDKEVRTRMEEARAVSLLSSDRPLDQKKDAIATIKSLGGRDAIGILMAASSSVDQSLKPDIDEAISSIESSLAFWDYVQNVWYGLSLGSVLLLAAIGLAITFGVMGIINMAHGEMVMIGAYSTFMVQEVIRSHFPGLFDWSLAIALPAAFLVTGFVGLVMERGVIRFLYGRPLETLLATWGISLILQQCVRSIFGPTNREVGSPSWMSGSFSVGYLNFTWNRVWIVCFSLSVFFALLVLLKRSAFGLQMRAVTQNRRMASSMGIRTPWVDAFTFALGSGVAGLAGVALSQIDNVSPNLGQSYIIDSFMVVVFGGVGNLWGTLVGALSLGVLNKFLEPTVGAVLGKILVLVLIILFIQKRPRGLFALKGRAIEA